ACGGTATGGGATAGCCGGCAACCCGACATACGGAATTTTCCATGACAAAATTGAAACTTGCCTTAGGAAGGGACATGGGCATGGACATTGATCATCTACCATACTGGAAACAACATCTACGTTTTTTTATCTTACCGATTCTCTTGTTGATCGTGCCTGGCATGGTCCAAGGCCAGGTGGTCGGGGATGGATACAACAACAGCCTGATTTACAAAATCCAATCTGAGACGAATACCGTCTATATTTTGGGATCGATCCATGTGTTGGCCGAAGAATACTATCCTCTCACCAGGTCCTTCTCCTATGCCTATTACAATTCCCAAAAAGTCGTCTTTGAAATTGATCCGGAAATATTATTTTCTCCCGATTCATTTTCTCAACACGAAAAACAGTACACCCTCCCAAAGGGTAAAACACTGGAAACGGTGCTCTCCCCAAAAACTTATGGGCTGGTCAAACAGAAGATTCAAGCCTTGGGAGGGAACATTCAGGATTTCCAACAATACAAACCCTGGGTGCTCTATCTCACGTTAAGCGGACGATTGGATTCTTCCATAGATTTCCGGCCTGAATTAGGAATTGAAAATCATTTCTATCGCATGGCCAAGGATGCCGGAAAACCGACGGGCGGGCTGGAAACCATTCAAGACCAATTGAATGTGTTCGATACTCTTCCGTTCAGCATTCAAGATGCGCTTCTTCAGGAATCACTCGCTGCCGCCGGTTCAAAGGAACGAGAACAAGCGTTTTTACATATGGTGAAAGACTGGCACCAGGGAAATCTCAACGGGTTGGAACAATTGGTGGAGTCATTCAAAACCTACCCGCTGTTCTATAAAAAACTTCTCGTCCAACGAAACCAGAACTGGATTCCCCAAATCGAATTGTTCCTACAAGAGGAGAAAAACGTTTTAATTATTGTGGGTGCGGCTCACCTCGCGGGACAAGACGGATTGCTCGCGCTGCTGAGAGAAAAAGGCCACCAGGTTGAACGCGTGTCGTATGCCATGCCTTAGAACAGTACAAGAGTGTCCCGCGTTAGGGCCGATCAGCATCCACCATGCCCTTTCGGGCTATCCAATCAATGATCTGCGGGCTCATCAATTTCATCCACCGGCCCCACTGGCCTCTCAAGGACGTAAACACCAGTCGTTCCCGCCGGGTCATCCCCTTTATAATCATGTCCGCACATTTCCTCGCGGTTAAAAATCTGGCATGTCCTTCGAGAACTCGCCCGAACGGTTGACCATGAGGCCCGATACTTCGTTCATGAATTTCGGATTGCACAAAATCGGGGACCACAATGGTGACGGTGACTCCCGTCCCTGCCAGCTCAATGCGAAGCGACTCAAAAAATCCGTTCATCGCATGCTTACTGGCACAATAGGCTGAATGAGCAGGCACTCCCGTCAAACTTGCGACGCTGGAGATTGCCACAATCCGGCCTTGCGCGGCCTTTAAGAACGGCAACGCCAATTTGGTACAGTACACCCCTCCGAAAAAATTCACTGCCATTACGCGTTGATACAGCTTCACGTCATGAGCA
Above is a window of Candidatus Nitrospira neomarina DNA encoding:
- a CDS encoding TraB/GumN family protein, which encodes MTKLKLALGRDMGMDIDHLPYWKQHLRFFILPILLLIVPGMVQGQVVGDGYNNSLIYKIQSETNTVYILGSIHVLAEEYYPLTRSFSYAYYNSQKVVFEIDPEILFSPDSFSQHEKQYTLPKGKTLETVLSPKTYGLVKQKIQALGGNIQDFQQYKPWVLYLTLSGRLDSSIDFRPELGIENHFYRMAKDAGKPTGGLETIQDQLNVFDTLPFSIQDALLQESLAAAGSKEREQAFLHMVKDWHQGNLNGLEQLVESFKTYPLFYKKLLVQRNQNWIPQIELFLQEEKNVLIIVGAAHLAGQDGLLALLREKGHQVERVSYAMP
- a CDS encoding SDR family oxidoreductase encodes the protein MMSEFTNQVILITGASSGIGKALACSLAPQAPQLVLVARDRARLQEVALACENLGASALVIPTDVTDPHACSAMIQQVVTRYSRIDVLVNNAGISMWSTVEDAHDVKLYQRVMAVNFFGGVYCTKLALPFLKAAQGRIVAISSVASLTGVPAHSAYCASKHAMNGFFESLRIELAGTGVTVTIVVPDFVQSEIHERSIGPHGQPFGRVLEGHARFLTARKCADMIIKGMTRRERLVFTSLRGQWGRWMKLMSPQIIDWIARKGMVDADRP